In Thunnus maccoyii chromosome 11, fThuMac1.1, whole genome shotgun sequence, one genomic interval encodes:
- the chmp2ba gene encoding charged multivesicular body protein 2Ba — protein sequence MASLFKKKTVDDIIKEQSKELRGTQRQITRDRAALEKQEKQMEAEIKKMAKSGNREACKILAKQLVQLRKQKNRTYAVSSKVTSMSTQTKVMNSQMKMAGAMSSTAKTMQAVNKKMDPQKTLKTMQDFQKENMKMGMTEEMINDTLDEIFDESGDEEESQDIVNQVLDEIGIEISGKMVRAPAAGKSVPGAASSKQATISDDEIERQLRALGVD from the exons ATGGCTTCCCTTTTCAAGAAGAAGACTGTCGATG ACATAATCAAGGAACAGTCAAAGGAGCTGCGTGGCACCCAGAGACAGATCACCAGGGACAGAGCGGCACTggagaaacaagagaaacaaaTG GAGGCAGAGATCAAGAAAATGGCTAAGAGTGGTAACCGGGAGGCGTGTAAGATCCTCGCCAAGCAGTTGGTCCAGCTGCGGAAGCAGAAGAACCGCACGTACGCCGTCAGCTCCAAGGTCACCTCCATGTCTACGCAGACGAAGGTCATGAACTCCCAAATGAAGATGGCCGGCGCCATGTCCTCCACAGCCAAG ACGATGCAAGCAGTGAACAAAAAGATGGATCCACAGAAGACCCTAAAGACCATGCAAGACTTCCAGAAGGAGAACATGAAGATGGGCATGACCGAGGAAATGA TAAACGACACTTTGGATGAGATCTTTGATGAGTCTGGAGATGAAGAGGAATCTCAGGACATTGTCAACCAGGTTCTGGATGAGATCGGCATTGAGATCTCAGGAAAG atgGTGAGAGCTCCAGCTGCAGGAAAGAGTGTCCCCGGCGCTGCTTCCTCTAAACAAGCCACCATCTCTGACGACGAGATCGAGAGACAGCTCCGAGCCCTGGGAGTGGACTAA
- the pou1f1 gene encoding pituitary-specific positive transcription factor 1: MASQAFSADSFTSLAGDSPLPIFMHHTSTSDCLPATSHAHSMVSAVSSGLSLGQPPKRSHMNLSTSSLGNALGNSPPSLHYPVTPCHYSNQQATYGIMAAQEMLSASISQTRILQTCGVPHPNMVSAANPLQGSLTPCLYKFPDPGLSSSSCALSHGFSSLPSALLLTDEAPGGPTVGEMKTDTQRKSMRDPEDAPAMDSPQIRELEMFANDFKIRRIKLGYTQTNVGEALAAVHGSEFSQTTICRFENLQLSFKNACKLKAILAKWLDEAELAGALYSDKIGMNERKRKRRTTISLGAKEALERSFVEKSKPSSQEIARIAKGLHLEKEVVRVWFCNRRQREKRVKTSLNLSSCLTKISPNCIAQMSKTQRPMT; encoded by the exons ATGGCATCTCAGGCCTTCAGTGCCGACTCTTTCACCTCCCTGGCAGGAGATTCACCCTTGCCCATCTTCATGCACCACACCTCTACCAGTGACTGCCTGCCAGCCACATCGCATGCTCATAGCATGGTATCTGCAG TGTCGTCTGGGCTTTCCCTGGGTCAGCCCCCCAAGCGCTCACACATGAATCTATCCACCTCCTCCCTGGGCAACGCTCTCGGCAACAGCCCCCCCAGCCTACATTACCCAGTCACCCCCTGTCACTACAGCAACCAGCAGGCCACCTATGGCATTATGGCAG cTCAGGAGATGCTCTCTGCCAGTATTTCTCAGACTCGTATCCTGCAGACATGCGGTGTCCCTCACCCTAACATGGTGAGCGCTGCAAACCCATTGCAAG ggTCTCTTACTCCTTGCTTGTACAAGTTCCCAGATCCTGGTCTAAGTAGTAGTTCTTGTGCATTAAGCCATGGTTTCTCCTCGCTGCCCTCGGCCCTCCTGTTGACTGATGAGGCCCCTGGGGGCCCCACTGTAGGAGAGATGAAAACTGACACCCAGAGGAAGAGCATGCGGGACCCAGAGGACGCCCCTGCCATGGACTCCCCGCAGATACGAGAGCTAGAGATGTTCGCCAACGACTTTAAAATACGGAGGATCAAACTTG GTTACACCCAGACTAATGTAGGTGAAGCTCTCGCTGCTGTGCATGGCTCAGAATTCAGCCAGACCACCATCTGCCGCTTTGAAAATCTGCAGCTGAGCTTTAAGAATGCCTGCAAACTCAAGGCCATTCTGGCTAAATGGCTCGACGAAGCTGAGCTTGCTGGTG CCTTGTACAGTGATAAAATAGGAATGAATGAGcggaagaggaaaaggagaacaaCTATCAG CCTGGGAGCTAAAGAAGCTCTGGAGCGCAGCTTTGTGGAAAAAAGTAAGCCGTCCTCCCAGGAAATAGCCAGAATTGCTAAAGGCCTCCATCTGGAAAAGGAGGTGGTCAGAGTCTGGTTCTGCAACAGACGCCAAAGGGAGAAACGGGTCAAAACCAGCCTCAACCTCAGCTCCTGTCTGACTAAAATTAGCCCAAACTGCATAGCACAGATGAGTAAAACACAAAGGCCAATGACATAA